A single genomic interval of Anopheles marshallii chromosome 2, idAnoMarsDA_429_01, whole genome shotgun sequence harbors:
- the LOC128707252 gene encoding protein C1orf43 homolog: MEELSGVMIVLIIGGGVLGVTICFIFAKRQIVRFTLRQRRGPHVAVGHDAKKSIKREIERRLDCIQKIYYEPKLIWDNTQKDDEKYILKPDSTLPPYYWRMKAVDDVKDLEREIAKQDGATRHPRDSMRAFLLTTLAGPLNGSGQRLIHQFCDMYEHARHDPNEFGEEEYHSYQRLLKKLFEATKMLKSYSSSRKSSPNRTPVKKHSKMQSLLDPARLRPPPVTLTAGNAGETIISNTRMNLSLAVQLQQQQEQQFQQPDLEENEILSISQYHGETETFTIRRSFKN; this comes from the exons ATGGAAGAGTTGTCAGGGGTTATGATAGTGTTGATAATAGGCGGCGGTGTTCTGGGTGTAACAATATGCTTCATTTTCGCAAAACGGCAGATCGTACGATTTACGCTTAGGCAACGACGCGGACCCCATGTCGCAGTTGGACACGACGCCAAAAAG TCCATCAAACGGGAGATAGAGCGTCGGCTTGACtgcatacaaaaaatatactACGAACCGAAGCTCATCTGGGATAATACACAGAAGGACGATGAAAAATACATCTTAAAACCGGATAGCACTTTACCGCCATACTATTGGCGCATGAAGGCAGTGGATGACGTGAAAGATCTTGAGCGGGAAATAGCCAAACAAGACGGTGCCACAAGACATCCCAGAGACAGCATGCGAGCGTTTCTCCTAACCACTTTGGCGGGTCCTCTAAACGGCTCAGGCCAGCGACTAATTCATCAGTTCTGTGATAT GTACGAACATGCTCGACATGATCCTAATGAGTTTGGCGAGGAAGAATATCACTCTTACCAACGATTgcttaaaaaattgtttgaagc cacaaaaatgttaaaatcatACTCCAGCAGCCGAAAATCTTCACCAAACCGAACTCCGGTGAAAAAACACTCCAAAATGCAATCACTGCTCGATCCTGCCAGATTACGCCCTCCACCAGTAACGCTTACTGCAGGAAATGCGGGTGAAACTATAATTTCCAACACCCGCATGAATCTTTCACTAGCGGTGCaattgcaacagcaacaagaacaacaatTTCAACAGCCCGATCTTGAGGAAAACGAAATTCTCAGCATCTCACAATACCATGGGGAAACAG AAACATTTACTATACGCAGgtctttcaaaaattga